The Knoellia sp. S7-12 region ATGGGCGACGAGCCCATGCCCACGCCGTCCGCGGCGATGAAGCCGATCACCGTGCGCCAGACGATCGGGGCGGACAACCTGCCGACGAAGATCGAGCTCTCCGGGAGCGCGGAATCGACCATGACCCTGACGTACTCAGGGTGGGGAGCACCCGTGGACGTCGTGGCCCCGCCCGCAGACAAGGTCGCGTCCTTCTCCGACATGATGTGAACCGCCCCAACGCCGCTTGCCGGTGAAGCGCACGTGAGGCCTCACCCGTTTCGGGTGGGGCCTCGTGCGTTGCTCCGAGAGGCTCATGGGTCAGCCGCATTCGAGGCCGGCGGTGCCACGCAGTTAGTCTCGAGGGACTCAACTGGGAGGGATTCCATGAAGATCTCGATGCGCCGCTCCAGCGGTGCTGCACTCGCCCTCGCGGGCCTGCTCGCGCTCGGCGCCTGTGGTTCCGAGGGCAACTCCGACGCAGGCACGAGCCAGGCACAGGGCGAGAGTGTCGACGCTGGCGAGAAGGTCGACGCCGGCGAGCTCGCCAAGCGCATGGTCGCCGCCATGGAGAAGGCCGGCAGCGGCACGATGACCATGGACACCGGGGGCGAGAAGGCAACGGGCGACTTCAAGTACGTCGACGGCAAGCTCCAGCAGCACACCAAGGTCCCGGTCGAGGGCTCTGAAATGGAGATCATCGCCGTCGGCGACTTCGTCTACCTCAAGGGCCTGCCCGAGCAGGCCAAGCCGTGGGTCAAGATCGACCCCAATGCCACTGACCCGATCAGCCAGATGTTCAAGGGCATCGCCGAGGGCGGCATCAGCGACCCGACCAAGATGGCCGACAACCTCAAGGGCACGCAGGCCACGGTCACGTCCAAGGACGGAGACAACACGACCTACGAGTTCACCGTCGACTCAGCCAAGGCGTTGGGCACCACGCCCACCCCGAGCCCGTCGCCGAGCGCCTCGGCCTCTTCCCTGACGATGACCTACGTCCTCGACAAGGAAGACCGCCCCGTCACCATCTCGACCAAGGTCGCGGACCAGTCGATCAAGGTCACCTACGCCGACTGGGGCAAGAAGGTCGACATCGCGCAGCCGCCGGCCGACCAGGTCGGTCCCATCACCATGCCCACTCCCGCCGCCAGCTGAAATATCGACCTCGTGCCCCGCTGGGACGGCGAGCGCCACCGAGTTGTCCCAGCGGGGCACAAGGTCGATCAGAGGCGAGCCGATTTGGTGGCCGGGCCATCGCCCGTCTACTGTGTCCCTTGACCAAAGACCGCCGGTTGTCTGGTGCACCCGCACCAGATCGAAGGTTCCGCGAGAGCGGGCAACCAGCGCAGGACGAGATTCGAAGACATGCGTCGTTCACGACAGCATGAGACACGAGCCCCGCGCCCTGCGCCGGGGCTCGATCTGTTTCACGTGGCCTTCACCGCTGGTCGTACCGACGGAAGGAGGCCCGAATGTCTCGTGCAGACAAGACGGCGGCGATCGCCGAGCTCGCGGAGAAGTTCCGTAGCTCCAACGCCACCGTTCTGACGGAGTACCGCGGGCTCTCGGTGGCACAGATCACCGAGCTTCGTGGCGCCCTTCGTGGCAACGCGACCTACGCCGTGGTCAAGAACACGCTGACCGAGCTCGCCGCCAAGGAGGCCGGAGTCACGGCCTTCGACGGCCAGTTCGTGGGACCGTCCGCCATCGCTTTTGTCGACGGTGACCCGGTTGAGGCTGCCAAGAGCCTGCGTGACTTCGCCAAGGCAAACCCCCTCCTCGTGATCAAGAGCGGCCTGCTTGACGGCAAGGCGCTCACGACCGAAGAGATCACCAAGCTCGCGGACCTCGAGTCCCGCGAGGTGCTCCTCGCCAAGCTGGCCGGCGCCATGAACGCGTCGCTCACCCAGGCTGTCTACCTCTTTGCCGCGCCGCTGTCGCAGACCGCTCGGGTCGTTGACGCGCTGCGTGCCAAGGTCGAGTCCGAGGGTCCGGCTGTTGCCGCACCCGAGGCCGAGGCCGAGGCCACGGAGGAGACCCCCGCCGACGCTGCACCCGCGGCCGAGGCAACCTCAGACGTCGCCACGGGTGGCGACGACGCCTGAGCCTGGGCGCAACTGCGCACAGACTCAAGGTTTTACACACCAACGCCACTCACGGCATACACAGAAGTAGAAAGGCGCCACCATGGCAAAGCTCAGCACCGACGAGCTCCTTGAGGCCTTCAAGGAGATGACCCTCATCGAGCTCTCCGAGTTCGTCAAGCAGTTCGAGGACACCTTCAACGTCACCGCCGCCGCGCCCGTCGCGGTTGCCGGTGTCGCTGCAGCAGGTGGCGGCGACGCCGCTGCCGTCGAGGAGCAGGACGAGTTCGACGTCATCCTGCTCGCCGCCGGCGACAAGAAGATCGCCGTCATCAAGGAGGTCCGTTCGCTGACCTCCCTCGGTCTCAAGGAAGCCAAGGACCTCGTCGACGGCGCCCCCAAGCCCGTCGTCGAGAAGGTCGACAAGGCCACGGCCGACAAGGCCAAGGAGCAGCTCGAGGCCGCAGGCGCGTCCGTCGAGGTCAAGTGACCTGAGCCTCCACCAAGGCTGAGTACTCCGCGAACGGGCGGGACGGATCCACTGGATCTGTCCCGCCCGTTCCGCATGCCCAGGCCAAAAAGATGGGTATGCCGGGTGGTGCGCTTGACGTGCGCGCCTGGGCCAGTCATCCTTTCCGGGTCAGACCGCGTGCTTCTCGCATGCGATGGTGACCGGACCCGCGTCCCGCGCTCCTTGCGGGATTGGACAGGGTTGGACTAGTGCGCCCTTTTAGGTCTAGACTGTTGCTTTGCCCTGCCCATGACCTCCGCCCGCTCTCGTCGAGCGACCTCCTCCGTGCCCCGCCGCATCCCGGCTACTGCACGGGGTGTTCGGCTCACTGACGTTGAGTGGATCGGGTGCTGTGGGCCGTGCGACCACCGTAAAAACACATGGCCAGTGGAAGGACCATCCTTGGCTGCCTCGCGCACCGCGTCCAAGACCGTGACCACCGCAATGACGGCTTCGGGCCGTCTCTCGTTCGGCAAGATCCGTGAGCCCATGGAGGTCCCTGACCTCCTCGCCCTGCAGACCGAGAGCTTCGACTGGCTCCTCGGCAACGAGCGGTGGCAGGAGCGCGTCGCACAGGCGCGCGCCGCCGGCCGCGACGATGTGCCGGAGCGTTCGGGTCTTGAGGACATCTTCGAAGAGATCTCTCCCATCGAGGACTTCAGCGGCTCCATGTCGCTC contains the following coding sequences:
- the rplJ gene encoding 50S ribosomal protein L10, encoding MSRADKTAAIAELAEKFRSSNATVLTEYRGLSVAQITELRGALRGNATYAVVKNTLTELAAKEAGVTAFDGQFVGPSAIAFVDGDPVEAAKSLRDFAKANPLLVIKSGLLDGKALTTEEITKLADLESREVLLAKLAGAMNASLTQAVYLFAAPLSQTARVVDALRAKVESEGPAVAAPEAEAEATEETPADAAPAAEATSDVATGGDDA
- the rplL gene encoding 50S ribosomal protein L7/L12, yielding MAKLSTDELLEAFKEMTLIELSEFVKQFEDTFNVTAAAPVAVAGVAAAGGGDAAAVEEQDEFDVILLAAGDKKIAVIKEVRSLTSLGLKEAKDLVDGAPKPVVEKVDKATADKAKEQLEAAGASVEVK